TATTGTGCCTTTTTTAAAGGTAGATAAAGGCTTAGCTGAGCAAATGAGCGGTGTACAAGTTATGCGTCCTATGCCAGATTTAGATGCATTATTGGATAAAGCTAAAAAGTATCCGGTGTTTGGTACTAAGATGCGCTCAGTTATCTATGAGCCTAGTGTTGATGGTATTGAGCTAGTTGTCCAGCAGCAATTCGATGTGGCAAAACAAATTATCTCCAAAGGTTTTATGCCAATCGTAGAGCCTGAAGTCAATATTGATAGCGCTAAAAAACATGATTGTGAGCTGCTATTAAAAGCAGATATTTTACGTAACTTAGATCGTCTAAATGAGGGTCATCAAGTTATGCTAAAGCTGACTTTGCCAGAGGAAGGCGGCTTTTACCAAGAGCTGATTGATCACCCTAAAGTGCTTAAAGTAGTCGCATTATCAGGCGGCTATAGCCGTCAGGATGCTTGTGCGAAGCTTGAAGAAAACCCAGGTATGATTGCCAGCTTCTCACGCGCCTTTACCGAAGGTTTGAGTAAAAAACAAAGTGATAAAGAGTTTGCTGATACTATCGATACCTCAATTAACGAGATTTATCAGGCTTCTAAGGTTTAAGTTCATCGTTTAAATCATAAATTGATCTATATAATGGTTACTCAATTAAATAGATACACTAGATTATAATGCGAGACTGGAGACAAATTTTACTTGCGTGCTGTGTCTACGCTGACAGAGGCTGCGCAAAAAATGTCCCCAGCCTCGCTGTAGCCTTTTTATATTGACCTGACTCTATTGAACTCATAAAAAAAGCTTTGCCACCATCCAATGGTGGCAAAGCTTTTTAAGTATTTAAATAATAGACTAAAACTTAGCTTTTAGCTAAACGTCTAACCTGTTACTTCTCAGGCGTCCAACCTTGCGCGCGCTCATAGTCTTCGTTGTCCAAAAACTTCTCACGCTGTTCAGTCAAGAACTTCTTGGCTTCAGGATCCATCATGCTTAGATGGTTCTCATTGATCAGCATAGTTTGCTGCTCGAGCCATTCTTGCCATGCTTTATCAGACACCGTATCTTGGATTTCTTTTCCTTTTTTATTGGGGAAAGGTGGGTTGGCCATCTTAGGCAGGTTTTGCTGATATTTACGGCAAAATACGGTATTAGCTTGCGGATTAAAAGTCTCAGTCATGACGTGCTCCTTATTAATAAGGTTAAGTAAATTACAAAGTTAGATAGTAGTATCACTCTATGATAACGGTCTTTGTCCATTTAGCAAAGCTTATCAAGTGTATCAAAAGTAACCACTAACTTAGCGAATAAAATTAAAAACACCCGCAGCAATGGCGGGTGTTCTAAGAGGCTGTATAATACAATTTAACACCAAACTTATCGTTAAAAGCGTAAAGAAGGTAATAGCCTTTAAGCGAACGCTTTCAAACGCGCACGACCATTTACAACCGCTTGTTTAACTTGGTTAGGCGCCGTACCACCTAGATGATCACGGGCTGCTAACGAGCCTTCTAAAGTTAAGAAATCAAAGACGTCATCACCAATAACACTGCTAAATTGCTGCAATTGTGCCAAAGTTAAGTCACTAAGATCTACGCCTTCTTTGATACCCAAAGCAACCGCATTACCGACCACCTCGTGAGCATCACGGAAAGCGACGCCTTTACGCACCAAATAATCCGCTAAATCAGTCGCTGTTGCATAGCCTTTCATGGTGGCAGCACGCATAGCCTCGATATTCGGAGTGATATTAGGCAGCATATCAGCAAAGGCTAATAGCGAGCCGGTTAAAGTATCGACGCAATCAAACAGTGGTTCTTTATCTTCTTGGTTGTCTTTATTGTAGGCAAGGGGCTGACTTTTCATCAGGCTAAGTAGGGTCATCAATTGTCCAAACACCCGCGCTGCTTTGCCGCGTACCAGTTCTGGCACATCGGGGTTTTTCTTTTGCGGCATAATCGATGAGCCAGTACAAAAGCGATCGGGTATCTGCACAAAGTTAAACTGCGCTGACATCCACAGGATAATCTCTTCGCTCATACGTGACAGATGCATCATTAAAATAGAAGCGTTTGAGGTAAATTCAATAGCAAAGTCACGATCTGACACCGCATCGAGTGAGTTCTGACAAATCCCTTCAAAGCCAAGTAGTTCAGCGGTAATGGTTCGATCTATCGGGAAGGTAGTACCCGCCAGTGCAGCGCTACCGAGTGGCATCTGATTGATACGGCGACGTGTATCGACCAGACGTTCAGTATCACGATAGAGCATCTCAAACCAGGCCAGTACATGATGACCGAAGCTGACGGGCTGTGCGGTTTGCAGATGGGTAAAGCCGGGCATGATGGTAGCGGTATGCTGTTCAGCCAAATCAAGCAAGCCGCTTTGTAGGCGTACTAAAAGGGCGATGATATTGTCGGTCTCCTCACGTAGCCACAGACGAATATCGGTGGCGACCTGATCGTTACGACTGCGACCTGTGTGTAGTTTTTTACCCACAGCGCCAATGATATCGGTTAGGCGCGACTCGACGTTCATGTGCACATCTTCGAGGGTGATCGACCAGTTAAAGTCTCCGGCCTCAATCTCGCTTAAAACTTGCTTGAGACCGTCGATAATAGTCGCCACTTCCTCAGCGCTTAGAATGTCGCACTGGCCCAGCATCGTCGCATGGGCAATTGAACCTTCGATATCATGACGAGCAAAGCGCTGATCAAAACCAACGGAGGCGGTAAAGGCGGCGACAAAGCTATCGGTCGCTTCACTAAAGCGTCCACCCCACATCTGCTGCCCTTGAGCACTATCAGTGAGGTTGTCGGTGGTGGCTGCATTTGTGCTAGAATCATAGTCATTTGCAGTGTTATTTTGGTCGGGAATACTAGAGTTTGAAGAATTGGCGTTCATATTGGTCTAAGACAAGTCAAAAGAATAAGAGCTCAAGTATAGCAAATGATAAGGTTGCCTTACTAGCTGAGCGCTTAGACTTTTTTATTCCAAGGCTCATGAAGATGATGCCACCTTGGCAATGGCTGGTATATATCGTTTTTTGGTCATTATTCGTTACTATTATAGACCGTCATGACTTAGCGACATGGATTGATTTTTTAATTAAGTTTTTGGGGAGGGTTACTCAAAACGTTTTAACTATTATTCCAGCGCTATATTTAATTGATTACTTACGGCCCATACTTAAACGTCTCACTATTATGAGTGCCAGTTTCTATATTTTGCTACTGTTTGTTTTTACTTCTGTAGTCTCAGCCATGTTGGTATCTCTGGTACTGATTAATTTAGGTTGGCAAACCTATAATCCTCAAACGTTCAGCCTAAATATAATCTTTAACACCGTATTAGCGAGTGGCTTTACCATAGTATTTTTATTATATTTCTTGCAGCGTTATCGGGAGTTGATAGCACTTAATCAATCCTTTGAGCATAAACTTACCGTGCAGAATGATCTGATAAAAGCTCGTTTGGCTCCGCATTTCTTTTTTAATACCATCAATACTTTGCTCTCACTTATAGAGTCGGACCCTCCACGTGCTGCTCAATTATTACAACATGCCTCAGCTTTGTATCGAGCCAGTTTTAGCGGGACCCGTGAAATTAGCTTTGAGGAAGAAGTGGCTTTGTGTGAGCATTACTTAGCGATTGAGTCGAGCCGATTAGCGGATAAGTTGGTGGTTAATTGGCACCTTCCTGATGAAGACATTATGTATGATATGGTAATCACGGCATTGACTTTGCAAAGTGTCATCGAGAAGATGCTGTTGAATGTAGTTGAGATGACTACTGAGACTATTTATATTGATGTTGATGTCAAATGGGAAGATCATATAGTTATCATCACGGTTACCGTACAGTTGCCGAGCAAGACTTTGATGGTACTCTACGATTTACGCCAACAAGTCGATTTTTATATGCAAGCCAATCGGCTGAAGATCTATTTTGGCGACAGCGCTGATATTCAAAGCACGGTAAATACAACCCAAATTGAAACTGTAATTACTTATCCGTTACAAGATGTAGGCATTTAATAATCGCAGCATAACCTTATCGCTATAAAACACCTACATCGCCTCTACTAGCCACCGTGGTAAGATATTACTATTAGTTTAACAGCCTACCTGAATAAACAAACCTTTATAAACATAACAAATAATGGGTGAAAATTTGACTCGGAATTCTGCTGGCATGAATTTTGCTCAATTAAATTTGCTTAACTAAATATATATCTGAGCTAGCGTAAATAAGTAATTACTTAGCTTATGAAATATTTTTACCTTTGACTTATGTTTAATATGGATAAGTGAATATTTATAAGATATAGTGAACTAATGTTGCAAATTATTGTTTGTTTTCAAGAAAATAATACAATGTGGCTGGGCATAAAGAGTCTGTAATAGTTGAAGATATTGAAAATTATGCTCTCACTATGGAGCGATAATGGAGTTTACATGCGGATTGTAGTTTGTGATGATGAGCCGCTTGCTCGCGAGCGTTTGGCTAGAATTGTACAAGAGTCGGGTCATGAGGTGGTAGCGCAAGCGACAACCGGAGATGAAGCCATTGCAGCGGTAACAGCGAAACAACCTGACGTTATCTTGCTTGATATCCGTATGCCTGAGATGGATGGGGTACGCTGTGCGCAAGCTCTTAATGAACTTGAGCACCCGCCAGCAATTATTTTTGTGACTGCCTACGATAATTACGCTATTGCTGCTTTTAAAGCCAATGCCATCGGTTATTTGTTGAAACCGGCTAATAAAGATGAGTTGCTAGAGGCTTTAAATAAAGCTAAGAGTTTAAACGCCGCTCAGCTGAATGAGATTCGCAAACTTGAAGATCCCACTGCTCGTCCGGTACGTGAGCATATTACAGCCCGCACCCATCGTGGGGTTGAGCTAGTAAAGCTCAAAGATATTTATTATTTTACCGCTGATCAAAAGTACGTAAAGGTACGCCACAAAGACGGTATTGTACTGATCGACGATACTCTAAAAGAGCTAGAGCAGGAATTTGGTGAGCGCTTGTTCCGTGTTCATCGCAATGCTATGATTAACCTCAGTTTTTTAGATTATTTAGAAACGGTTGATTCTGGGCAGTATCTAGTACGTTTTAAAGGTATCGATGAGGCTTTAGCGGTTAGTCGCCGTCACTTACCTGCTCTACGTGATAAAATTCAAAGTATGTAAACCAGCCGTCAAAGCACTTACGAATAAATACCCCATATCATCATCCCCTTATTTATGCTTAAATAGGGGTATTTTTTTGCGTCGTATGCAGGCTATTACTGCTGCTGCGCCCTTATTTAATAACGAGCTCTCAAAAATTAGAGGCACTGTTAAAACACCTATTATATTTAATATAAATTACCAATAACACTATAATCCTAATCGAGGCCATTTATGAGCAACACTAACTCTCTTGCTGTAGATACGCTTAATATTGCTACTCGCCAAAGTCCATTAGCACTATGGCAAGCTGAGCATATTCGTGATCGTCTAAAAGCACTGTATCCAGAATTAACTGTAAATTTACTAAAAATTGTCACTAAGGGTGACAAAATTTTGGATACACCACTAGCAAAAATTGGCGGTAAAGGTTTATTTGTCAAAGAGCTTGAACAAGCTTTGTATGATAGGCAAGCTGATATTGCAGTCCATTCGCTAAAAGACGTGCCGATGCAGCTGCCTGAGGGTCTGACACTGGGGGTTTACTGTAAACGCGCCGCGCCAACTGATGCTTTTGTTTCAAACACCTATAATAGTATTGATGAATTGCCGCAAGGAGCGGTAGTCGGTACGGCCAGTTTGCGCCGTCAATGTCAAATCAAAGCTTATCGCCCTGACTTACAAATCAAAACCCTGCGCGGTAATGTCGGAACTCGTTTGAGTAAGCTTGATGCAGGTGATTATGATGCCATTATTTTGGCAACCAGTGGTCTACAGCGTATTGAACTGGATGAGCGTATCCGTAGTGAGCTTGATATCGATATTTGTCTGCCAGCAGTAGGACAGGGCGCTTTAGCTATCGAATGCCGTGAGGGTGACGAAGATATATTGGCACTATTAGCGCCGCTTAATCATGACAAGGCTCGTATTCGTTTGATCGCTGAACGTGCGCTCAATCGTCATTTAGAGGGCGGTTGTCAAGTACCTATTGCTGCTTATGCGGTCTTGCAACTGGATGATGATAGCGCGGCAAATAATAATGACGCTAATAATGATAATGGCAACAATGATCAAGGCAACGTCTTATGGCTACGTGGGCGCGTGGGCGAAGAGGATGGTAGTAAGCTGCTCAAAGCAGACAAGCGTATCACTTTAACCGGTACCCAACAGCAGCAAGAAGCGCAAGCGAACCAATTAGGTATTGATGTTGCAAAGCTATTGTTAGAGAAGGGTGCGGGCGCTATTCTAGCAGCGATTTATAACCCTAAAGCCTAAGCTGATAGCTCAATGTCGATAACAATTATTTAAAGTTAATTGTTTTTATATAAATGGCTTAGGATTGGCTGTTATTGGCCTGACTTACCTGAGCCTTATGTAGTGGTATCTCTATGACTAGTTCCTCTTATTTATCATCGGCACTACCTACTGTGATTAATACGCGGCCTACCGAGCGTGCTGAGCCTTTAACGAACCATTTGCAAGCAGCGGGCTTTCCAGTGGTTGAAATTCCTATGTTGAGCTTGCAGTTACTGCCGACTACCACAAGTGATGTCGATATTATGCGCCAATGGCTGGCTGGTGATTATCAGGCGCTAGTCATCGTTAGCCCTACGGCTGCCGCTTCAGGATTAGCGGTTTGGCAAAAGCTAGAAAAAGAGAGGCGAAATGACAGTCAAATAACGACTGCTCATAATGAAAATAAATCAGCAGCCGTAAAAACAATGGAACCCAATAGTCATGTAAATGAGCAAGCGCCGAGCCATATCATTGCTGTTGGTGCAGCGACCGCTGCGGTCTTACAAGATCCTAACTTACAGCTGGACTGCCAAGTATTAAAGCCTGTTTTGGCTAATAATGAAGGCATGCTGGCTATGCCAGAGATTGAAAGTTTACAAGCGGGTGATAAATTATTGGTATGGCGTGGTCTTGGCGGTCGGAGACTGTTGGTCGATACTTTACAAGCGCGTGGTGTGCATATTGATAGTATTGCTTGGTATGAGCGTACCATGCCAGATACAGCACACACTGAGTATCAGCAGTGGTTAAGCGGTTTTATTCAGCAAAAAATATCTACAGATTTGATAAAACCTGTGGTTATTATTAGCAGTGGTACTGCCTTTGAGCATTGGCTATCGGTAGTCGAGAACGCTCAAAAAAGAGGCTCAAACCCTAGTGTTTCTATTACTAATGATAGGAGTCATAAAAACTCTGTGCAGTTGGCAGACTTTAGCTATGTAGTATTAGGAGAGCGTTTGGCTAATATAGTAGCCGAGCGGCAGTTAAGTCATTGCCAAGTAGAAGATTTAGATCCTGAAACTATCCTAACGGCTATCAAATCTAACTTTATTAATAGGTAGCCACTCTAAACATCTAAGTGGTTGCTTTTTTAAGTGATTAGTTTAAGTTAAGTAGTTTTTCAAGTTAAGTGGTTATTTCGATTTATTACTTATCTTAATTGCAGTTATATTCAATCATTACGGTACTGCTTTATGTCAACCAAGCCTAAGTCCTCATCTAAAAACCCTTCTGTAGGGCAGCAGCGCCGGAAAGCCAGTATTCTATTGTTAAGATTACAATGGTTGTTTTTTCTGCTATTTATCATCGCATTAGTTGGGCTGTACGTCAGTCAACAACGCTTTCAAAATCAAGTTAAGTTACGTCTGCAGAATAATGAGCAAGTTATCAGCCGTCTAAATGAGATGGATGATCGGCTATTTGCTATCAGTCAACAAGCGCCAGCTGCAACAGATATAGTGGTGGGTAGTCAGGCACAAAATCAACTAGACTTGCTACGTATTCAGATGCAAGCTGTAAATAGCTTGCTCATGGATGACAATTATAAAGCCGCAATTGATTTGTTACGCGGATTACAATGGCAACTGTCGCAAAGTAGCAACGAGATTGCGCCTGCCCTAACGATTATTATCAAACAAAGCTTGGAGCAAGATATCGAGCGGCTGCAAGCGCAAAGTGCACAACCAAGCTCGTGGCAATTGCAAAATCTGGCTATCCAAAACATCCAAACGTTTTTGCACAGCCATAAGATTATTAGCAGCCCTAAGCTTAGTAACAGCCCTGAGCTTAATAACAGTTCTGAGCGTAACAACAGTTATAAAACTGGTAATAGCACTCAACAGCTTCCTCCAAAAAGTACAAATGGAGTTCTGACTCACCAGCAGCTTACGGTTCATGAAGTCATCATGACTTTGAATCTAGCTATGCAAGCCAGTAATATGCGTGAGCAAGACCAGCTCAGCGCTTATCTACGCCAAGCCCGAAAACAATTGCAAACCTTGAACAATAACAATTCGAGCGCCAGCGATACCAATACTACAACTTCACAGCAGCGTAGTTCGGACAATACTATAACTGCTGAAACCAAGCGAGAGCTCAGTACTAGGCTCAGTAATCAGCAACAACTGCCAAACGATATCCCAGAGGTCATTACTTGGCTGGATGAGTTGATTGCTTATGCGCCAACCCCAACTTCATTATTAACTACGCAGGTTTTAGAGCAGCCTCAACCTGAATAGGACGCATTGCGGTGATCTTGATGATCCCAAAGATAACTGGTAACAATCTTCTAGTACCGCAAAATATACTAATTATAATATAGAGGACATTTATGAATGATAATATTATAAATAACACTGATACTGACGATAGTAACCAACAATTAACCTCAGAAGTGCTTAGATTAAATAATGGTTGTCATGAGATACCTGCAGCGTTGGCTCACTATCCTGTGATCCACGAGCAACCCATTCAATGGGGGGAGATGGACGCATTTAACCATCTGAATAATGTAGTGTATTATCGCTATGCTGAGTCGGCTCGTATTGGCTATTTGCAAGCTTTGGGTATGTTCGACGGTAGTATGGTAATGATGCTGGCACATTCAAGCTGCCAGTATTTACTACCAGTTGCTTATCCAGATACCTTGTTATTAGGGGTGCGCTGTCAGCGTTTGGGGACGACCAGTATGGTCATTGAATATAGTTATTATAGCTGCGACCAGCAAACCGTGGTAGCGACTGCCGAGGCAGTGATAGTACGTTTAGATAGCGCAGGTAAAGAGAAGCTACCTTGGAGCACAGAAGAGCGTATGCGCTTATTTGAATTAGAGAAAAAGGTAGGTCATACGCCTGAGAGCTGATTTTTATTAACATTATTTGATATAAAAATTTTCTTATATAAAAGCAGCATAAGTGTCAACAATAGAAAAGCCGGCTAAAATAGCCGGCTTTTTTACTGCTTACTTTATTAAAAAATCAATATATCCTAGTCTTGAATAGGCGAATGAATAAATTCTACGACGTTCAGATCAAAGCCCGATAAGGCATAGAATTTCATTGGTGAAGATAATAAACGCATATCACGCACGCCTAAATGACGCAAAATCTGGGCGCCAACCCCAATGCTACGATACGGCTGTTGAGTGATAGTAGAGACCGATTGATTGGCTGATGCTTTATCTAGTGCATCACCTAAATCAATCGGCTGATGGTTGCCAATCCAGACCAATACCCCGCGCTCAGAAGTACTAATTTCTTTTAACGCTGAACGCACGCTCCAGCCACTGCGTCCTGTCATATCGCTTTTGGCAGCAAACAAATCCCGTAAGGGATGGAAACCATGTACTCGAACCGTACTAACCCCAGCAGCAACATCACCTTTAACTAACGCTATATGGGTTTCATCTGCCCCAAATTCACGGAAACGGTATAGGGTAAAAGTACCGTACTCAGTCTCAAACGGACGTGATTCGATTTCTTCAACAGTTTGCTCGTTAGCAATCCGGTAGTTAATAAGATCAGCGATGGTACCGATTTTAATACCGTGCTCTTGCGCAAAAACCTCTAGATCATCACGGCGAGCCATAGTGCCATCATCATTGATAATCTCAACGATCACGGCGGCGGGCTCAAGTCCTGCTAGACGAGCTAAATCACAACCGGCTTCAGTATGACCAGCACGATGCAGGACTCCGCCATTTTGAGCCATAATTGGGAAAATGTGCCCAGGCTGAACAATGTCTTCAGGTTTAGCTGCAGGAGCGACGGCGGCTTGTACGGTACGAGCACGGTCAGCAGCAGAGATGCCTGTAGTTACCCCTTCAGCGGCTTCGATGGATACAGTAAAGTTGGTACTGAATTTTGCTTCGTTACGATCTGACATCAAAGGTAACGCCAGTTGTTGACAACGGGCTTGAGAAAGGGTCAAGCACACCAATCCGCGTGCATGGGTAATCATAAAGTTGATATCTTCAGGACGCACATGAGTGGCGGCCATGATTAGATCGCCTTCGTTTTCGCGGTCTTCGTCATCCATCAAGATGACCATTTTACCTGCACGAATGTCTTCAATAATTTCAGGGATTGTATTTAAATTCATAAAAGTCTCTTATATTATTATCTATAACAGTGGGAAGTATAAAAATGAATGACATAGGTCACATTTATCATGAATTGAGCCGTAAGCGCTAAGTCAGTCATTACTAGCGGCCTGATTCTTTAGCCAATCCATAAACTGTTTACTATGCTGTTCGCGTTGATTATCAGCAAACTCATAAAAGCGCGTACCGATAAGGTTATCAGGTAAATAGGTTTGCGCATAATAATGATTGGGATAATTGTGTGGATAAGTATATCCGGCTCCATAACCCTGATCTCGCATCAGTTTAGTCACCCCATTACGCAAATGTAGAGGGACTGGTGAAGCATCTTTTTCTGCTAAGCTCATTGCTGCATTAATGGCTTTGTAGGTACTATTACTTTTGGCGCTGGTAGCGAGATAAACCACCACTTGACCTAAGATAATACGCGCCTCGGGCATGCCAATAGATTGTACACTACGCAGGGCTGCATCGGCGAGTAGTAGTGCATTAGGGTTGGCATTACCAATGTCTTCACTGGCCAAAATAACCAGTCGACGGGCGATAAAGTCAGCGGGCTCACCGCCAACTAGCATCCTTGCCATCCAGTATAAAGCAGCATCAGGATCCGAGCCGCGAACCGATTTAATCAACGCTGAGACTATATCATAATGCTGCTCGCCGTCTTTGTCATAACGAACCAGCGCTGTTTGTGCCACCCGGGCTACCAGCTCATCATCTATAATAATCGGAGACTGTTTCGGGTTAGCCGTTTGCACGGCAAGCTCTAATAAGTTAAGCGCTTTACGAGCATCACCATGTGCCAATTGATTGATGAAGTTTTGAGCCTGTAGATCGATAGCAAGGGTTTTAAGTAGAGTATCCTCAGTAATGGCGCGCTGCAGTACCGCATTTATTTGCTCGCTACTAAGTGGCTCTAATCGATAGACTTGACAGCGCGATAATAAAGCATTATTAACACTAAAAGAAGGGTTTTCGGTAGTAGCGCCTATCAAAGTAATATCGCCGGCCTCTACGGCACCCAATAAGGCATCTTGCTGCGCTTTATTAAAACGGTGAATCTCATCGATAAACACCACTGGCGACTCAAAGCTTAACGAGTCTTTACTGTCTAATACTTCGCGCAATTGTTTCACACCAGTATTCAGTGCTGATAACGCATGAAAAGGACGCCCAACCGCATCGGCTAGCAGCATCGCAATGGTGGTTTTACCAATACCAGCCTCCCCATGCAATATAATGGAGGGCAGATGATTCTGTTCAACCAAACGACGCAGAGGAGCGCCTTCGCCTAACAGATGCGCTTGACCTATAATGTCATCAAGTAACAGCGGGCGCATACGCTGGGCCAGCGGTGTATCTGCATGAAAAGTAGGGGGCATATAATACTCTCAACTTAAAATAAAAAATAAGCTAATAATTTGCTTATATATAATTTACTTTGGTAAACCAATCATTTATAAAACAGCTAGTATTAGCCCAGTAAGCTAATGGCGCTCTGCCTTGAAAAACTCAGCTAAATGTAGCATTTATGTCTTAGGCGCTTTTATTTGGCAACAATAAGCCTTATTAATGAATAACTTAGCCTAAATAAACCATTTAAGATACAGCGGAGATAGCAAGGTCATGATAAAGCAAAGCATACAGCAGTTATTGAGCTACCCGCGGCATTTATCAAGTCGCCATCAACAACAATCTCGTCCACTAAGCAGCGGCGAGGTCGCTCTAGCACGTTCAATATTTGGAGACAGCTTAGATATTAGTAACATACGGCTAAAAACCGCTTGGTGGGTGCTCAAAAACTATGCTGTCAGCCCTAATGGTCATATTTATTTTCATCCGGCTGATTGGATTGCTGATTTTAGTCAGGCAACAATGGGTAAGCAAAGCTGGCTTATTCATGAGTTGACCCATGTCTGGCAATTACAACAAGGTCTAAAAGTTGTGCGTGGCGCCCTTATCAATCGTCGCTATCGTTATGAGCTCGAAGTAGGGAAGTCGTTCTTCAAATATGGGATTGAGCAGCAAGCCAGTATGGTACAGGACTACTTTTTGCATCGCCAAGCCGGTTACGACTGCCAAGCTTTTGAGACATGTATTCCGTTTTTAGCGCTACAGCATAATGATAAAGTAGAACCTATCGACAGCTCGTTCACAGTTTAATCTTCGGATTATGGCAAATAAACGCTATGATAAAAAATGAGGATAAAAGTTCGTCTCCAAATAACGCTCTAAAATAATATAGCTGAGCTTAATCTAATTAAGCCGATAGAATCAAAGTTAAAATAAAACGAGAACCAAAATAAGTTTAAACACCTACTTTAGTTTTAAAAGGATTTTTACTGTGATATTTGACATTTTGCGTGCAGCGCTTGTTTCAATGCTAAGTGCTAGTTTGCTCCTAGCTGGTTGTCAGCCAGCGCCTACTCCCTCTGAGGATTCTACTGATCAGCAAGCTGAATCAATCGACGATAAGGTCGCAAAATCGCTCTCTATCAGTGATTCAGCTTTGGCGCACATAGAGCAGTTCCAGCCATTATATGTTGAACAAGTACAAAACCTACAAAGACGTTTACAAGCAGAGTATGAGTCCCTAAAAGCCGCTGACGCCGCCGATAATGATAGCTTATCTGATAGCGCTATTGAAAACGTTCCGACAACTGATACTGATAATGCTGTAAGTCCGCCTGGAATTAGTAATACCACCACTTTAGCTGATGAGCAGACCAAGACTGATGTAGGCTCGAATACTAGCAGTGAGGCGACCGCAGTAGATACCAATGAATCTAAAGATACAGAAATAAATACCAGTACCGAGATAGGTGAACGTGATTTAGAAGTATTAAAGCGCATTAGCTTTGAGCCAAAAGAGCCTGAGATACTAGATGGAAAACAAATTATCGACTCTTATCAAAAGGCTACTCGGGCTTTATATCAAACGGGATTACCCAGTGCCGAGGAAACGGATACCCTGCTCAATATCGCCACTTTGATACCGCAGTTTTTTGAGCATCCTGAGATCGCTGAACGGCTAGACAGTAAAAGTCCTACGTTGGCACGTTTGATTGTTCAGCAGCAAATTTGGGAGCAGATAGAGGCGCAGCAAGTGGCCGATATACAACAGATGAAGCAGTCGCAACAGGCGGAGTTTGAAACCTTGATGGCAAAATTTGATGAAACTATTAAAGGTTATGATGAGCAAATCGCTAAATATGAACAGCAGCTAGAGAGCTTTCAATAAGGCTTGGATAAGAGTATAAAGTTTAGTTGAAGATCTGAGATCTAGAGTAAACC
This sequence is a window from Psychrobacter jeotgali. Protein-coding genes within it:
- a CDS encoding uroporphyrinogen-III synthase: MTSSSYLSSALPTVINTRPTERAEPLTNHLQAAGFPVVEIPMLSLQLLPTTTSDVDIMRQWLAGDYQALVIVSPTAAASGLAVWQKLEKERRNDSQITTAHNENKSAAVKTMEPNSHVNEQAPSHIIAVGAATAAVLQDPNLQLDCQVLKPVLANNEGMLAMPEIESLQAGDKLLVWRGLGGRRLLVDTLQARGVHIDSIAWYERTMPDTAHTEYQQWLSGFIQQKISTDLIKPVVIISSGTAFEHWLSVVENAQKRGSNPSVSITNDRSHKNSVQLADFSYVVLGERLANIVAERQLSHCQVEDLDPETILTAIKSNFINR
- a CDS encoding acyl-CoA thioesterase, yielding MNDNIINNTDTDDSNQQLTSEVLRLNNGCHEIPAALAHYPVIHEQPIQWGEMDAFNHLNNVVYYRYAESARIGYLQALGMFDGSMVMMLAHSSCQYLLPVAYPDTLLLGVRCQRLGTTSMVIEYSYYSCDQQTVVATAEAVIVRLDSAGKEKLPWSTEERMRLFELEKKVGHTPES
- the ribBA gene encoding bifunctional 3,4-dihydroxy-2-butanone-4-phosphate synthase/GTP cyclohydrolase II, yielding MNLNTIPEIIEDIRAGKMVILMDDEDRENEGDLIMAATHVRPEDINFMITHARGLVCLTLSQARCQQLALPLMSDRNEAKFSTNFTVSIEAAEGVTTGISAADRARTVQAAVAPAAKPEDIVQPGHIFPIMAQNGGVLHRAGHTEAGCDLARLAGLEPAAVIVEIINDDGTMARRDDLEVFAQEHGIKIGTIADLINYRIANEQTVEEIESRPFETEYGTFTLYRFREFGADETHIALVKGDVAAGVSTVRVHGFHPLRDLFAAKSDMTGRSGWSVRSALKEISTSERGVLVWIGNHQPIDLGDALDKASANQSVSTITQQPYRSIGVGAQILRHLGVRDMRLLSSPMKFYALSGFDLNVVEFIHSPIQD
- a CDS encoding replication-associated recombination protein A gives rise to the protein MPPTFHADTPLAQRMRPLLLDDIIGQAHLLGEGAPLRRLVEQNHLPSIILHGEAGIGKTTIAMLLADAVGRPFHALSALNTGVKQLREVLDSKDSLSFESPVVFIDEIHRFNKAQQDALLGAVEAGDITLIGATTENPSFSVNNALLSRCQVYRLEPLSSEQINAVLQRAITEDTLLKTLAIDLQAQNFINQLAHGDARKALNLLELAVQTANPKQSPIIIDDELVARVAQTALVRYDKDGEQHYDIVSALIKSVRGSDPDAALYWMARMLVGGEPADFIARRLVILASEDIGNANPNALLLADAALRSVQSIGMPEARIILGQVVVYLATSAKSNSTYKAINAAMSLAEKDASPVPLHLRNGVTKLMRDQGYGAGYTYPHNYPNHYYAQTYLPDNLIGTRFYEFADNQREQHSKQFMDWLKNQAASND
- a CDS encoding type IV secretion protein Rhs, which codes for MIKQSIQQLLSYPRHLSSRHQQQSRPLSSGEVALARSIFGDSLDISNIRLKTAWWVLKNYAVSPNGHIYFHPADWIADFSQATMGKQSWLIHELTHVWQLQQGLKVVRGALINRRYRYELEVGKSFFKYGIEQQASMVQDYFLHRQAGYDCQAFETCIPFLALQHNDKVEPIDSSFTV
- a CDS encoding putative periplasmic lipoprotein, encoding MIFDILRAALVSMLSASLLLAGCQPAPTPSEDSTDQQAESIDDKVAKSLSISDSALAHIEQFQPLYVEQVQNLQRRLQAEYESLKAADAADNDSLSDSAIENVPTTDTDNAVSPPGISNTTTLADEQTKTDVGSNTSSEATAVDTNESKDTEINTSTEIGERDLEVLKRISFEPKEPEILDGKQIIDSYQKATRALYQTGLPSAEETDTLLNIATLIPQFFEHPEIAERLDSKSPTLARLIVQQQIWEQIEAQQVADIQQMKQSQQAEFETLMAKFDETIKGYDEQIAKYEQQLESFQ